The region TGCAGTTGTTCTCTGAAAGCCACTGAACACAGGACTTCAGCCATTTCACCCGTCGCGCAGCGTGCTTCTCAGAGTTCCCTGAGTGTTCGATTCGTCCTAAGGCTTGTCGTTGGTAAACCCCCAGCGAGCTGCCAACGGGTCCGCCCGCATTCCTTTGGAGGTTGTTGTCGAATTCGGCGAGTGCCGTATCAACAGCCGTTGAGATCACGACGTCACCGTCTTGGTATGACGCGTTTAACTTCAGCCACTTCTGGTCACCGCTTCCTTCAGGCCTGGTGTTGAAGGTCAGGTAGATCAACTCCTCTCCACTGGGCCTTGTCTTGCGCCGCAGTGACAGCCCGAAGCGATCAGAGTGCTTGGTGCGGAGATACTTGGCTAGGCCCTTCAGCCTTGCGCTGTTGCGGCGAAGCCCAGTGGCTGCTGTCATTCAGGGACAGAGTGGCTTGCACGCCTAACCTATCCCTGATTTGTCCCTAAAGCCACTCGCACAAGGTTGTGCCCAGTTGCACAGCTTGAGACCACGAGAGAGTTGAATCCAGTCATGGCAGGAGATCTGAGTGCAACTGAGGGCATCTCGCGAGATGATCAGGGCTGGCCGTGGTGGCCGCTGCTGCCGCTCTATCCCTATGGCCGCCGCCACACGCTGTTCAGTGAGTTGATCCCTGGCCAGCTCTGGAGTCTGGAGCAGCTGCAGGGGGTGTATTACGTGGCTGTTCCGGTGCGGCTCACCGTTGCCAAGGTGCCCGGTGGCTTGATGTTGGTGAACCCATTGCCGCCGACCGGTGAGGTTCGCCAAGCCATTGCCAGGCTGGAACAGCAGCATGGGCCCGTGCGCACGATCGTGCTGCCCACCGCCTCTGGTCTGGAGCACAAGCTTCCCCTGGGACCCCTGGCTCGGGCGTTCCCCAAGGCTGATGTCTGGGTCTGCCCCGGGCAGTGGAGCTTCCCGGTTCAGTTGCCTCTGGCCTGGTTGGGCGTTCCGGCACGCCGCACGCATGTGTTGTTAGACGATGGCGTCCCCCATGGCGATGTTTGTGAGTGGTTGTCGTTGGGACCCCTCGACCTTGGCGTCGGTCGCTTCCAGGAGATCTCCTGTTTTCATAGTCCGTCAGGCGCTCTGCTGGTCACCGATGCCCTGGTGGGCATCAGTGTTGAGCCGCCTTCGCTGTTTGATCTCGACCCCACGGCGCTGTTGTTCCACGCCCGCGAGCGGGGTGATCAGCTTTTGCACGACACGCCCGAGGCGCGTCGACGTGGTTGGGCGCGGCTGGTGCTGTTTGCCTCCTACCTGCGGCCGGAACCGTTGGAGGTGCCAACCCTCAAGGAGGTGTTTCGCCATGCCTTTCGCCCCGGTCTGCGATCGGCCAAAGCCCACTTCGGGCTCTATCCCTTTCGGTGGAAGCCGGGTTGGGAGGCCGCCGCTGCTGAGTTGATGGGGGAAGCGGAGCCCAAAATTCAGGTGGCGCCGGTGTTGGAGCGGTTGGTGTTACCCCGTGCCAAGAAATCTCTGCTCGATTGGTTGGAGCAGCTGGGTCAATGGAGCGATCTGCGCTGGCTGGTGTCAGCCCACTACAGCGCTCCCATCGGTTTCACGACAGGAACGTTGGATTCACTTGTTCGGGATCTGACCGAACGCCCCTGGGCACCCAGCACCAGCAACTGGGAGTTTCTTGGATCGATTGATCAACGCTTGCTGGATCTCGGCGTAGTGCCTGAGCAACCTCGTCTCAGAGGTTGAGTTCGTCGTCCGGCTCGATGGCCATCTGCTCATCAGCGAACAAGGTCTCTTCCAGCTCCTTGCGCTGCTCCATCTGACGCAGGAAGTAGCCCGTCATCATTGCTGAAGCAAGCATGTTTGCCAGGTTGTCGCGGTTGGCTGTGACCTTCACTTCGAAGTGTTCACCGGGGAGCATTCCCAGCAACCCTTGGACGTTGTGGCGAATGATGTCCTGGATGTCGTTGCTGGCGGACTTCGCGACACG is a window of Synechococcus sp. A15-24 DNA encoding:
- a CDS encoding DUF4336 domain-containing protein — translated: MAGDLSATEGISRDDQGWPWWPLLPLYPYGRRHTLFSELIPGQLWSLEQLQGVYYVAVPVRLTVAKVPGGLMLVNPLPPTGEVRQAIARLEQQHGPVRTIVLPTASGLEHKLPLGPLARAFPKADVWVCPGQWSFPVQLPLAWLGVPARRTHVLLDDGVPHGDVCEWLSLGPLDLGVGRFQEISCFHSPSGALLVTDALVGISVEPPSLFDLDPTALLFHARERGDQLLHDTPEARRRGWARLVLFASYLRPEPLEVPTLKEVFRHAFRPGLRSAKAHFGLYPFRWKPGWEAAAAELMGEAEPKIQVAPVLERLVLPRAKKSLLDWLEQLGQWSDLRWLVSAHYSAPIGFTTGTLDSLVRDLTERPWAPSTSNWEFLGSIDQRLLDLGVVPEQPRLRG
- a CDS encoding DUF760 domain-containing protein, which translates into the protein MFNPEFLTTDSNDGQAGNSLIQYLQEQTPDTLQRVAKSASNDIQDIIRHNVQGLLGMLPGEHFEVKVTANRDNLANMLASAMMTGYFLRQMEQRKELEETLFADEQMAIEPDDELNL